The Stratiformator vulcanicus genome has a segment encoding these proteins:
- a CDS encoding hsp70 family protein: MSSVTEPPEARYLVGIDLGTTNCAVAFIDLEDTTRTVTPFAVPQLTSPGQVEQRDTLPSFHYEPATNEFAPDQLKLPWTSEEAPQFVGAFARDHGARVPGRQVQSAKSWLCHAGIDRTAAVLPWHAASDVERISPVAASARYLEHIRLAWDDAYAEHPLAEQDIVLTIPASFDEVARELTVRAAREAGLPKLVLIEEPQAAFYAWINRRRDDWPTQVDAGQTILVCDIGGGTTDFSLIRVRANDNGTVGFDRIAVGEHLVLGGDNVDLAVAKLLEESANVPGGLQPAQWETLARLARRIKEDLLAEDAPETVTVSVSGGGSKLIGSALQIEARRDVIREAVIDGFLPKSALKERPLRRASGFQEFGLPYAADAAITKQLAAFLTDHREVVAKFGARDDAADPARPDVVLFNGGFFESPLLKERLLETLSEWFDPTHQWRPKVLAHDRLDLAVARGAAYYGLVRRGEGVRIDAGLARSYYIAISSADGSKPQAVCLAPAGTKEGSEIELAQQFEVLVSQPVEFPIFVSSTRSTDDAGDVVGVDPLEMRPLAPIRTVLRSRGKSSDEAVAVHVVTRLTEIGTLDLQCREVDGNRRWKIQFDVRAATRTEVDVTESTGETAGILDEEVERQAAELIEQTFGPEKSLKPRDLPRRLSEVIGEDRDNWPAPLLRSMWETLFEHREGRRFGPAHEARWLNMTGFAMRPGYGVALDDWRVSETWKGLKNQLVHADPRCLSEWRVFWRRLSGGLEAGQQRALADPLLSVLAAKPSRQQRGAIAPAADPETWRMLSSLERLPVQMKRRIADLAVVRLNTGDAAGIEDALIWSLGRLAARVPLYGPQNEVVGRSDCERLIEQLLVHKSDSRMLESALVQMSRRSGDRFRDVGEKVRDRVLGHLTRMGASDRALQLVEEGGSFGEAERAAAFGDALPSGLRLIGAGE, from the coding sequence GTGAGTTCGGTCACGGAGCCGCCGGAAGCACGCTACCTCGTCGGCATCGATCTCGGAACGACGAACTGCGCCGTCGCTTTCATTGATTTGGAGGATACGACGCGGACGGTCACACCTTTCGCAGTGCCGCAGCTCACGTCGCCCGGTCAGGTCGAACAGCGCGATACGCTGCCGTCGTTCCACTACGAGCCCGCAACGAACGAGTTCGCGCCAGATCAACTAAAGCTTCCGTGGACGAGCGAGGAGGCGCCGCAATTCGTCGGCGCGTTCGCCCGCGATCACGGCGCCCGCGTGCCGGGGCGGCAGGTGCAGTCGGCAAAGTCCTGGCTATGTCACGCCGGGATCGACCGAACCGCGGCCGTGCTGCCTTGGCATGCGGCTTCTGACGTCGAACGCATTTCTCCCGTTGCGGCTTCGGCACGCTATCTGGAGCACATCCGGCTCGCGTGGGATGACGCCTATGCGGAGCATCCACTGGCCGAGCAGGACATCGTGCTGACGATCCCGGCTTCGTTCGACGAAGTCGCAAGAGAGCTGACGGTGCGGGCCGCGCGGGAGGCGGGGCTGCCGAAGCTGGTGCTGATCGAAGAGCCGCAAGCCGCCTTCTACGCGTGGATCAATCGCCGCCGGGACGACTGGCCGACACAGGTCGATGCTGGGCAGACGATACTCGTCTGTGACATCGGCGGCGGCACAACCGACTTCAGCCTGATCCGCGTCCGCGCTAACGACAACGGCACTGTCGGATTCGATCGCATCGCGGTCGGCGAACACCTCGTTCTGGGGGGCGACAACGTCGACTTGGCCGTCGCCAAGTTACTGGAAGAGTCGGCGAATGTGCCCGGAGGTTTGCAGCCGGCTCAATGGGAGACACTGGCAAGGCTCGCGCGGCGAATCAAGGAGGATCTTCTCGCCGAAGACGCCCCTGAAACGGTCACGGTCTCGGTCTCCGGCGGTGGTTCGAAACTGATTGGCTCGGCACTGCAAATCGAGGCACGGCGGGACGTGATTCGAGAAGCTGTGATTGATGGTTTTCTGCCGAAGTCAGCCCTCAAAGAACGCCCCCTCCGCCGGGCGAGTGGCTTTCAAGAATTCGGCCTGCCCTATGCCGCCGACGCTGCGATCACAAAACAACTCGCTGCCTTTCTCACTGATCATCGTGAGGTCGTCGCGAAGTTCGGAGCGAGGGACGACGCGGCCGATCCGGCGCGGCCCGATGTCGTGCTCTTCAACGGGGGCTTTTTCGAGTCGCCCCTGCTCAAAGAGCGTCTCTTGGAGACGCTGAGCGAATGGTTTGACCCGACCCATCAATGGCGGCCGAAGGTGCTCGCTCATGACCGGCTCGACCTCGCCGTCGCCCGCGGTGCGGCGTACTACGGTCTCGTCCGCCGCGGTGAAGGGGTTCGCATCGATGCGGGACTCGCGCGGAGCTATTACATCGCAATCAGTTCGGCCGACGGCTCGAAGCCACAAGCAGTTTGCCTCGCACCCGCGGGAACAAAGGAGGGCAGCGAGATCGAGCTCGCGCAACAGTTTGAAGTACTCGTCTCGCAGCCGGTCGAATTCCCAATCTTCGTTTCCAGCACGCGTAGTACGGACGACGCCGGTGACGTGGTCGGCGTCGACCCGTTAGAGATGCGTCCCCTCGCGCCGATCCGCACGGTGCTTCGCTCGCGCGGGAAGTCGTCCGACGAGGCCGTGGCGGTACATGTTGTTACGCGACTCACCGAGATCGGGACGCTCGACCTGCAATGCCGGGAGGTCGACGGTAACCGACGCTGGAAAATCCAGTTCGATGTCCGGGCCGCAACGCGAACCGAAGTCGACGTGACTGAATCAACCGGCGAAACAGCCGGCATTCTCGATGAGGAAGTCGAACGGCAGGCGGCGGAATTGATCGAGCAGACATTCGGGCCGGAGAAATCACTCAAGCCGCGTGATCTGCCGAGGCGGCTGAGTGAAGTCATCGGCGAAGACCGAGATAACTGGCCGGCGCCGTTGTTGCGATCGATGTGGGAAACACTATTCGAGCACCGCGAGGGCCGACGGTTCGGTCCCGCCCATGAGGCTCGCTGGTTGAATATGACCGGCTTCGCGATGCGTCCCGGCTACGGCGTCGCTCTCGATGACTGGCGAGTGTCGGAGACTTGGAAGGGACTTAAGAATCAACTCGTGCACGCCGATCCCAGGTGCCTGTCGGAGTGGCGTGTCTTCTGGCGACGGCTCTCCGGCGGCTTGGAAGCGGGGCAGCAACGCGCGCTTGCCGATCCGTTACTCAGCGTATTGGCGGCGAAGCCATCGCGGCAGCAGCGGGGCGCGATCGCTCCCGCGGCTGATCCGGAGACATGGCGGATGCTCAGTAGCTTGGAGCGACTGCCGGTTCAAATGAAGCGTCGGATCGCAGACCTCGCTGTCGTTCGGCTCAACACCGGCGACGCTGCAGGGATTGAAGACGCCCTCATCTGGTCGCTCGGTCGACTCGCCGCACGCGTCCCGCTGTACGGTCCGCAGAATGAGGTCGTGGGCCGCTCCGATTGCGAGCGGTTGATCGAACAGCTACTCGTCCACAAGAGTGACAGCCGAATGCTCGAATCGGCTCTCGTGCAAATGTCCCGCCGCAGCGGCGATCGTTTCCGCGACGTGGGCGAAAAGGTTCGCGACCGCGTGCTCGGGCACCTCACTCGGATGGGGGCATCGGACCGAGCGCTTCAGCTTGTGGAAGAAGGCGGTTCTTTCGGAGAGGCCGAACGGGCGGCGGCGTTCGGAGATGCGTTACCATCAGGGCTGCGGCTCATCGGGGCGGGCGAGTGA
- a CDS encoding FxsA family protein, with protein sequence MFLYLFLLFTLVPILELALLIQVGTYIGPLPTVLIVLITGIAGAALAKREGLKTWARFQQEMGSGKPPAGPLADGAMILVAAALLVTPGVMTDVVGFSLLIPPVRTLLRKLFIHRLMKSMQVHVTSVNNGQVHEWSNRQAPRDPDIIDAEFERIPDERIER encoded by the coding sequence ATGTTCCTTTATCTATTCCTATTGTTCACGCTGGTTCCAATTCTGGAACTTGCCCTCCTTATTCAGGTGGGAACATATATCGGTCCGCTTCCTACGGTCTTGATCGTTCTCATCACCGGAATCGCCGGTGCGGCGCTGGCCAAGCGGGAAGGATTGAAGACGTGGGCCCGCTTCCAACAGGAAATGGGATCCGGCAAGCCCCCGGCGGGACCGCTCGCTGACGGGGCGATGATCCTTGTGGCGGCTGCGCTGCTCGTGACGCCGGGCGTCATGACCGATGTCGTCGGGTTTTCATTGCTCATCCCTCCGGTGCGGACGCTCCTGCGGAAGCTCTTTATCCATCGCCTGATGAAGTCGATGCAGGTGCATGTCACGAGCGTCAACAATGGGCAGGTTCACGAATGGTCGAACCGGCAAGCACCGAGAGACCCCGATATCATCGACGCGGAATTCGAGCGAATTCCGGACGAGCGAATTGAACGCTGA
- a CDS encoding DUF72 domain-containing protein: protein MHWRLGTTGYYNEGWRGPFFPPALPKSKWLGHYATQFDTIEMNNTFHRAPDEVRVRRWSEQVPDSFRFCVKAWRGITHDAPLSEARRSTELFLEPLRSFEHKLGIVLFQLPPDCGINQFAALEVLLGSLPTDIRFAIEFRNATWFCSEVDQLLSSHRVARVAAELERHPESKDATPTADFVYARLLGRHGRFQSDDHELFDPTPLLRQWHARLATATLGQSETAWVFINNDLAGHAPATLRRFADIAGVELPQHRPPETVVKQGKLFDM, encoded by the coding sequence ATGCATTGGCGACTCGGGACGACCGGCTATTACAACGAAGGTTGGCGGGGGCCGTTCTTTCCGCCGGCGCTGCCGAAGTCGAAGTGGCTCGGGCACTACGCGACGCAGTTCGACACGATAGAGATGAACAACACATTTCATCGTGCGCCTGATGAAGTCCGTGTTCGGCGTTGGTCGGAGCAGGTGCCGGACAGCTTCCGATTCTGTGTGAAGGCATGGCGGGGCATCACGCATGACGCTCCTCTTTCGGAAGCGCGGCGGTCGACCGAACTGTTTCTTGAGCCGCTGCGAAGCTTTGAGCACAAGCTGGGAATCGTGCTGTTCCAACTGCCTCCGGATTGCGGAATTAATCAGTTCGCTGCCCTCGAAGTCCTTTTGGGCTCCCTGCCGACCGACATTCGATTTGCCATTGAGTTCCGAAACGCAACATGGTTCTGCAGCGAAGTCGATCAACTACTAAGCTCGCACCGCGTTGCCCGTGTTGCAGCGGAGCTGGAGCGCCATCCCGAATCGAAAGATGCGACCCCGACTGCCGACTTCGTTTACGCCCGGCTGCTTGGTCGGCATGGCCGCTTTCAGTCAGACGATCATGAACTGTTCGACCCGACGCCATTGTTGCGGCAGTGGCATGCTCGACTCGCGACCGCCACGTTAGGCCAAAGCGAGACGGCCTGGGTTTTCATCAATAATGACTTGGCCGGCCATGCCCCCGCGACGTTGCGTCGTTTCGCCGATATCGCCGGAGTCGAGTTGCCGCAGCACCGCCCGCCCGAGACGGTTGTCAAACAGGGCAAACTGTTTGACATGTGA
- a CDS encoding mechanosensitive ion channel family protein, whose translation MGRYACFGLFLFAFLTTAPTFSSAQITPSSGSQSSDEESGPASSGDSTGDLENSGDEAEGVKKPIDGVELISGAASFVADLELERLWFETPAWGWITFFSGVGGGIAAGMVLSILFNGIASRFRQWEAKEALATFFDKLSGPVCLLAISIGTAIGLSALPLSESLQYVTGVLIALAILLALFWGLLNMVAVLEVVLTRRVKSTEGKLDDQALPLIRRSLRVFIFILAVLTIADNVFGADVGAALAGLGIAGIAVSLAAQDSLKNLFGSLTILFDDPFQIGERIVFQGHDGIIEKVGFRSTKLRTLTGHLVTIPNSAIVNESVENIGRRPTIRRLMNIGVTYDTPTEKLQEGVKIIRELLDSDDLKGPVHPTVDGDTRDPIVYFTEFNADNLGILVVYWYGPPDYVAYLEHGHRFNLALLDRFEEAGIEFAFPTETLMLAGDTKRELSVKMLGESLKQE comes from the coding sequence ATGGGCCGGTATGCCTGCTTTGGCTTATTTCTGTTCGCCTTTCTGACCACGGCGCCGACGTTTTCTTCGGCTCAGATTACCCCCTCGTCCGGCAGCCAATCTTCTGATGAGGAGAGCGGGCCCGCGTCGTCAGGTGATTCCACGGGCGATTTAGAGAACTCCGGCGATGAAGCCGAAGGGGTTAAAAAGCCGATCGACGGGGTCGAACTCATCAGTGGCGCCGCCAGTTTCGTCGCCGATCTCGAATTGGAGCGGCTCTGGTTCGAGACTCCGGCATGGGGTTGGATCACGTTTTTTTCGGGCGTGGGCGGCGGAATTGCCGCGGGGATGGTGCTTTCGATTCTGTTCAATGGGATTGCTTCTCGCTTTCGGCAATGGGAAGCCAAGGAAGCTCTCGCAACGTTCTTCGACAAACTATCCGGCCCGGTCTGCCTGCTCGCAATTTCGATCGGCACCGCCATCGGCCTCTCCGCATTGCCGTTGAGCGAATCGCTGCAATACGTCACCGGCGTTCTCATCGCATTGGCGATTTTGCTGGCCCTGTTTTGGGGGCTGCTCAATATGGTCGCGGTTCTCGAGGTCGTGCTGACACGTCGCGTGAAATCGACAGAGGGAAAACTCGACGACCAAGCCCTTCCGTTGATCCGTCGATCGCTGCGAGTGTTTATATTCATTCTTGCGGTGCTGACCATCGCTGATAACGTCTTCGGCGCGGATGTCGGAGCCGCCCTCGCGGGTTTGGGCATCGCGGGCATCGCGGTATCGCTCGCGGCGCAAGACTCTTTGAAAAATCTATTCGGATCGCTGACGATTCTGTTTGACGATCCGTTTCAAATCGGCGAGCGGATCGTGTTTCAAGGCCATGACGGCATCATCGAAAAGGTCGGGTTCCGTTCGACAAAGTTGCGGACGCTGACCGGCCATCTTGTCACGATTCCGAATTCAGCGATTGTCAACGAGTCGGTTGAGAATATCGGACGTCGCCCGACGATTCGGAGGCTGATGAACATTGGCGTGACGTACGACACGCCTACGGAGAAATTGCAGGAAGGGGTGAAGATCATCCGCGAACTGCTCGACTCGGACGATTTGAAAGGGCCCGTTCATCCGACCGTCGACGGCGATACGCGGGACCCCATCGTCTACTTCACCGAGTTTAACGCCGACAACCTCGGGATCCTCGTCGTCTACTGGTATGGTCCGCCCGACTACGTCGCCTACTTGGAGCACGGCCATCGGTTTAACCTTGCCCTGCTCGATCGGTTTGAAGAAGCGGGAATCGAATTCGCGTTCCCGACAGAAACGTTGATGCTCGCCGGCGATACGAAACGGGAACTATCGGTCAAAATGCTCGGCGAAAGCCTGAAGCAGGAATGA
- a CDS encoding DUF429 domain-containing protein, with translation MRLPTIDCIYGVDFSGARLPGKAIWIAEVIPEEDGFRLVSLTNAERRFRKSTRDEVHADLVSAIQVSSQSLWAIDFPFGLPIELHRDGSDWKSVLDETLRFDGDARAFGLDCVARSRAYNGSLHIRRDTDRETATPFDCYHYRIIYQTYFGIRNVLRPLAGLLQTAILPFQYHKLQNAERVVVEACPSSFLKRSGLPHQNYKQPNQKQPDEARRRTRRVILKSLKQRLSIAEKDRRRMMADPGGDAIDAVLAAVAAADRMASVDHTAIKKHPRYRHEGYVYS, from the coding sequence ATGAGACTTCCAACAATCGATTGCATTTATGGCGTCGACTTCAGTGGCGCACGCCTGCCGGGTAAAGCGATTTGGATCGCCGAAGTTATTCCAGAAGAAGACGGATTCCGGTTGGTCTCATTAACGAATGCCGAGCGACGATTCCGAAAGTCGACGAGAGATGAGGTGCATGCGGACTTAGTCTCCGCGATTCAAGTGTCATCGCAAAGTTTGTGGGCCATCGATTTCCCATTCGGCTTGCCGATCGAATTGCATCGGGATGGCAGCGATTGGAAAAGTGTGCTCGACGAGACCCTGCGATTCGATGGCGATGCCCGGGCCTTCGGGCTCGACTGTGTTGCTCGTTCCAGAGCTTATAACGGCTCGCTTCATATCCGTCGCGATACGGATCGCGAAACAGCCACTCCGTTTGACTGCTACCACTACCGAATTATTTATCAGACTTATTTCGGAATTCGCAACGTTCTTCGACCGCTCGCCGGGCTACTTCAGACTGCAATCTTACCCTTCCAATATCATAAGTTGCAAAACGCAGAGCGGGTGGTTGTGGAGGCCTGTCCGTCATCATTTCTTAAACGAAGTGGTTTGCCACACCAGAACTATAAGCAACCGAATCAGAAGCAGCCTGACGAAGCAAGGCGACGAACACGGAGGGTTATCTTGAAATCGCTCAAGCAACGCCTTTCGATCGCGGAGAAGGATCGTCGGCGAATGATGGCTGATCCGGGAGGGGACGCCATTGACGCGGTTCTTGCCGCCGTTGCTGCTGCGGATCGGATGGCGTCGGTTGACCACACAGCAATTAAGAAGCACCCACGATATCGTCACGAAGGCTACGTCTATTCGTGA
- a CDS encoding ABC transporter permease subunit/CPBP intramembrane protease gives MDGPERDSGQSGSVGRFGRLLLKELRETLRDRRTTITLVAMPLIVYPLLGVVLQRFVLSQAEIDKGVEYTIVLSTEEEAFLFGKLLTDGERLIKLDQGNDTVSDPSPQTARSTSVPSSTSILNQRPDGGVKFSPVVPTGELTGTDIREIVERGSADLGVRITKNEQRRLFQADMQPVAWPLDVEFIVRRGSVSSEDARRLVRDRLRAINRSYLTTALKGLAKETPYGMPAEISFEEVGKKPEESFSLAGIVPLVLVLMTITGAVYPAIDLTAGERERGTLEGLIATPLPRSSILASKYIAVLTVALLTAIVNVLGMFVTAYATGLDAFLFGPGGVSGIMIIQILGLLVLFAAFFSAVMLCLTSFARSFKEAQAYLIPLMLVSLTPGIMALLPGLELTLLVALTPLANIVVLARDILEGDFNLFGAGIALISTAVYTVAALAAATRIFGTDAILYGGEGTWQDVFGRPDEERAVPSVNEAITYLVGLFPAFLILSAVPSRLGEFGIATRLVVGAAITSLAFGIAPILFAVGRRIRVRSAFQLGAASPTAFIAAVMLGSALWVFAYEVGLFTISSSQIEQMQEFFEPWKAELKSIPLALKLICLAVVPAVCEELFFRGFLFSAFKPRVGGWWTVLLTAFLFALFHVFVTDGLMLGRFPPTFLLGLALSFIALRSGSVLPGIAMHGINNGLLLSVAHHEDTVASWGLAIENQRHLPSIWLSGAAVVVLLGLCTLAFTKPRHE, from the coding sequence ATGGACGGTCCCGAACGCGACTCTGGCCAGTCTGGTTCCGTCGGGCGGTTTGGACGGCTGCTTCTCAAAGAACTTCGCGAAACACTGCGCGACCGCCGCACCACGATCACGCTGGTGGCGATGCCTTTAATCGTTTATCCGCTCTTGGGCGTGGTACTGCAGCGTTTTGTTCTTTCACAAGCTGAGATCGACAAGGGCGTCGAATACACGATTGTCCTCTCGACGGAGGAAGAAGCTTTTTTATTCGGCAAGCTGCTCACCGACGGAGAGCGTTTAATTAAGCTGGATCAAGGAAACGACACTGTTTCTGATCCGTCTCCGCAAACCGCGCGCAGTACCTCTGTGCCGTCATCGACCTCCATTCTTAATCAAAGGCCAGACGGTGGTGTGAAGTTCAGTCCCGTCGTACCGACCGGAGAATTAACGGGAACGGACATTCGCGAGATTGTCGAGCGTGGGAGCGCCGACCTTGGCGTTCGAATCACGAAAAATGAGCAACGACGCCTGTTCCAAGCCGACATGCAACCTGTGGCTTGGCCGCTCGACGTTGAATTCATCGTTCGCCGCGGTTCCGTTTCGAGCGAGGACGCGAGACGACTCGTCCGAGATCGGTTGCGCGCGATCAATCGCTCCTACCTGACGACCGCGCTGAAAGGCTTGGCTAAGGAGACGCCATATGGGATGCCCGCCGAAATTTCATTTGAAGAAGTCGGCAAGAAACCCGAAGAAAGCTTTTCGCTTGCCGGTATCGTGCCGCTCGTACTCGTCCTGATGACAATCACCGGCGCGGTCTACCCCGCCATCGACTTGACGGCGGGCGAGCGGGAGCGAGGGACGCTCGAAGGTTTAATTGCCACGCCGCTGCCTCGCAGTTCAATTTTGGCTTCGAAGTATATCGCGGTCCTGACCGTCGCACTGCTCACCGCGATCGTCAACGTTCTCGGAATGTTCGTGACCGCATACGCGACGGGTCTGGACGCATTCCTATTCGGCCCCGGCGGCGTATCCGGGATCATGATCATTCAGATCTTAGGGCTGCTCGTCTTGTTTGCCGCTTTCTTCTCGGCGGTGATGCTCTGCCTGACCAGTTTTGCTCGAAGTTTCAAAGAGGCGCAAGCCTATCTAATACCGCTGATGCTCGTTTCGCTCACCCCGGGAATTATGGCCTTGTTGCCTGGGTTGGAGCTCACACTGCTGGTCGCGCTCACGCCGCTTGCGAATATTGTTGTGTTGGCACGCGACATTCTGGAAGGCGACTTTAATCTGTTCGGTGCAGGGATTGCGTTGATCTCGACGGCTGTTTACACAGTGGCGGCCCTGGCCGCTGCGACGCGAATCTTCGGTACCGACGCGATCCTGTACGGTGGGGAAGGCACTTGGCAGGATGTTTTTGGGAGGCCGGATGAAGAGCGGGCGGTACCATCGGTCAATGAGGCAATTACTTATCTCGTCGGGCTGTTTCCCGCCTTCTTAATTTTGAGTGCCGTGCCGTCTCGCCTCGGAGAATTCGGCATCGCCACGCGACTGGTCGTGGGAGCGGCGATCACGAGTCTTGCCTTCGGGATTGCACCGATCCTGTTTGCCGTCGGGCGCCGGATCAGAGTCCGCAGCGCATTTCAGTTGGGGGCGGCATCACCGACCGCCTTCATTGCCGCAGTCATGCTTGGTTCAGCACTTTGGGTATTTGCCTACGAGGTCGGGCTGTTCACGATTTCTTCCAGCCAGATTGAACAAATGCAGGAGTTCTTCGAACCCTGGAAGGCCGAACTAAAGTCAATTCCCCTCGCGCTCAAACTGATTTGCCTCGCGGTAGTGCCGGCCGTGTGCGAAGAATTGTTTTTTCGCGGCTTTCTCTTTTCGGCTTTTAAGCCTCGCGTGGGTGGATGGTGGACCGTCTTACTGACCGCGTTTCTCTTCGCCCTGTTTCATGTCTTCGTGACCGATGGCCTGATGCTCGGCCGATTCCCGCCGACGTTCTTATTAGGACTCGCCCTCAGTTTTATCGCACTGCGGAGCGGCAGCGTGCTGCCCGGCATCGCGATGCACGGGATTAATAACGGGTTACTGTTATCGGTTGCTCATCACGAAGACACCGTGGCGAGTTGGGGCCTCGCGATTGAGAATCAGCGACATCTTCCGTCGATATGGCTAAGCGGCGCAGCCGTGGTTGTATTGCTGGGACTGTGCACGCTGGCGTTCACAAAGCCGCGTCACGAATAG